One Brachyhypopomus gauderio isolate BG-103 chromosome 15, BGAUD_0.2, whole genome shotgun sequence genomic region harbors:
- the atl2 gene encoding atlastin-2, whose amino-acid sequence MADHRRRRNRRSFPDTNHINSIDRDVTGVEEVPLCDPDQEISAMEELNPNTNGVAPCATEEKLEPEEDEPIGHGAGPVQIVLANQDDHIFELNAVALEKILMQDHIKDLNVVVLSVAGAFRKGKSFLLDFMLRYMYNQSPESWMGGDDEPLTGFSWRGGCERETTGIQAWSDVFVVEKPDGSKVAVLLVDTQGAFDSQSTIKDCATVFALSTMTSSIQVYNLSQNIQEDDLQHLQLFTEYGRLAIEEVSEKPFQKLLFLIRDWCFPYEHQYGLAGGNHFLERRLQVKQNQHEELQNVRKHIHSCFSRIGCFLLPHPGLKVATNPRFDGRLKDIDAEFKKELQSLIPLLLAPANLIEKEINGAKVTCRDLLEYFKAYIKIYQGDELPHPKSMLQATAEANNLTAVAGAKDAYSRSMEQICGGDKPYLAPIDLQRHHEDLKQSSVQQFRSVKKMGGTEFSQRYQEQLESELDELYSNFTKHNESKNIFYAARTPATLFAVMFFAYVVSTVTGFIGMSAIAALANLAMGVSLMSLCAWAYVRYSGEYREVGVAIDLTAEALWEQVIKPLTEQYMEENIRQTVVNSIRASLTEQVTHTTKLKTT is encoded by the exons ATGGCGGACCACAGGCGACGGAGAAATCGGAGAAGTTTCCCGGACACGAATCACATAAACAGTATTGACAGAG ATGTTACAGGCGTGGAGGAGGTACCACTTTGTGATCCAGATCAGGAGATAAGTGCAATGGAAGAGCTGAACCCTAACACCAACGGAGTAGCTCCATGTGCTACTGAGGAAAAGCTTGAACCCGAGGAGGACGAGCCCATCGGTCATGGCGCTGGGCCGGTGCAGATTGTGCTTGCCAACCAGGACGATCATATATTTGAGTTGAATGCCGTTGCACTGGAGAAGATTCTAATGCAGGATCACATCAAGGATCTCAACGTGGTTGTGCTCTCTGTTGCCGGAGCTTTTCGCAAAGGCAAATCCTTCCTACTGGACTTCATGCTGCGCTACATGTACAACCAG TCGCCTGAGTCATGGATGGGAGGAGATGATGAACCGCTCACGGGTTTCTCTTGGAGGGGgggttgtgagagagagactacagGAATACAGGCCTGGAGTGACGTGTTCGTAGTGGAAAAGCCAGATGGCAGTAAG GTGGCTGTCCTTTTGGTTGACACTCAGGGAGCCTTTGACAGTCAGTCCACCATTAAGGACTGTGCTACGGTGTTTGCCCTCAGCACCATGACCAGTTCTATACAG GTTTATAATCTTTCACAGAATATTCAAGAAGATGACCTCCAACATCTCCAG CTTTTTACAGAATACGGCCGTCTAGCAATAGAAGAAGTCTCTGAAAAACCATTTCAG AAACTGTTGTTTTTGATCAGAGACTGGTGTTTCCCTTATGAACACCAGTACGGCCTGGCGGGAGGTAATCACTTTTTGGAACGCAGGCTTCAG GTGAAGCAGAACCAACACGAGGAGCTGCAGAATGTGAGGAAACACATTCACTCCTGCTTCTCCAGGATTGGCTGCTTTCTGTTGCCTCATCCAGGCCTGAAGGTTGCAACGAATCCCCGTTTTGATGGCAGACTGAAAG ACATTGATGCCGAGTTCAAGAAAGAGCTACAGAGCCTGATACCTCTACTGCTAGCCCCAGCAAACCTGATTGAGAAGGAGATCAATGGTGCCAAGGTCACATGCAGAGACCTACTGGAATATTTCAAG GCCTACATCAAAATCTACCAAGGAGATGAGCTGCCTCATCCCAAGTCCATGTTGCAG GCAACTGCTGAAGCAAACAACCTGACCGCCGTGGCTGGGGCGAAGGACGCTTACAGCCGCTCCATGGAGCAG ATCTGTGGTGGAGATAAGCCATACCTTGCACCAATAGATCTTCAGCGCCATCATGAGGACCTGAAGCAATCATCTGTCCAGCAATTCCGTTCTGTCAAGAAAATGGGAGGAACGGAGTTCAGCCAGCGATACCAAGAACAGCTGGAGTCTGAACTCGATGAACTTTACTCAAACTTCACTAAACACAATGAAAGCAAGAACATTTTCTACGCAGCGAGAACTCCGGCCACACTGTTTGCCGTTATGTTTTTTGCCTACGTCGTATCTACAGTAACAGGCTTCATTGGCATGTCGGCAATCGCAGCCCTGGCCAACCTTGCCATGGGCGTGTCACTGATGTCACTCTGTGCGTGGGCCTACGTCAGGTACTCTGGGGAATATCGAGAAGTGGGTGTGGCTATAGACCTCACCGCAGAAGCCTTGTGGGAGCAG GTGATAAAACCACTGACCGAGCAATACATGGAAGAGAATATCCGTCAAACTGTAGTTAACTCCATAAGAGCCAGTCTCACTGAACAGGTGACGCACACCACGAAGTTGAAGACCACCTGA
- the cccdc110 gene encoding uncharacterized protein cccdc110, whose amino-acid sequence MEVKEGKVGLDTEEPMAGRSIHANPHEIPAVGNLDSVNLNVNTVAVSSQVTLTKKSKLKERVRDGRLPVKGMQADFSETLKEKLQHKDLENQHTVRMLLMFYRELKDKMEVWETTEAKAELVAEKLKREEEKNLEVTERFNSVCEDMRAEICIAKSNNESFVKQLKALLEKYKRLQKRAGTFKQQLLEERTKKKMYQKTVNKTQRMAEELLMNRTLLEEQMDDATRELCECRKKIQSMEEEENEYYIGSMKAAEEERSALKAECCSLGQQLWKTREENKKLAQAVHAKELEKGRAERNLQESQKAVKQLYEELGESKTKTESIYLQFESMKKECKLLYNRHTVEILDLKEQQKASMEQFESMKTECEALNGVVCKLKKDKCVLKGELETLREEKEKSETAGKREAERLRAIVALLERERGLLLNEMGDLRKDYLSLSDRITQRIGQLHQTDDPMCITEISVHHHMAPKTDKAVAPIASVNMIEQIRRKLEEEEKWFHEETGELLQEP is encoded by the exons ATGGAGGTGAAAGAAGGCAAAGTTGGCCTGGATACTGAGGAGCCCATGGCGGGAAGATCAATACATGCAAACCCTCATGAAATACCAGCTGTGGGAAACTTGGACTCTGTTAATTTGAATGTTAATACAGTGGCAGTTTCTTCACAGGTTACCTTGACCAAGAAATCAAAGTTGAAAGAAAGGGTTAGAGATGGTCGTCTGCCCGTTAAAGGAATGCAGGCTGACTTTTCTGAGACTTTGAAAGAAAAGCTGCAACACAAAGATCTGGAAAATCAACACACTGTACGCATGCTGCTGATGTTTTACCGGGAGCTGAAGGACAAAATGGAGGTGTGGGAGACGACCGAAGCGAAGGCCGAACTCGTGGCAGAGAAGCTAAAGCGGGAAGAGGAGAAGAACCTCGAGGTTACGGAGAGGTTCAACAGCGTCTGTGAGGACATGAGAGCGGAAATCTGCATAGCCAAGAGCAACAATGAGAGCTTTGTCAAGCAGCTCAAAGCTCTGCTGGAAAAATATAAGCGACTCCAAAAACGTGCCGGTACTTTCAAGCAGCAACTCCTAGAGGAGCGTACGAAGAAAAAGATGTATCAAAAGACGGTAAATAAAACACAACGGATGGCCGAAGAGCTACTGATGAATCGGACTCTCCTGGAAGAACAGATGGACGATGCAACGAGGGAGCTCTGTGAATGCCGGAAAAAAATACAGtcgatggaggaggaggagaacgaGTACTACATTGGAAGTATGAAGGCGGCTGAAGAGGAGAGATCAGCCCTGAAAGCTGAATGTTGTAGCCTTGGCCAGCAGCTCTGGAAGACTCGGGAGGAGAACAAGAAGCTTGCTCAAGCAGTTCACGCCAAAGAACTAGAAAAGGGAAGAGCTGAGAGAAACCTACAGGAATCACAGAAGGCAGTTAAACAGCTTTATGAAGAACTGGGTGAgagtaaaacaaaaacagaatcaaTTTATCTACAGTTTGAATccatgaaaaaagagtgcaAACTTCTTTATAACAGACATACAGTTGAGATACTTGATCTAAAGGAGCAACAGAAGGCCAGTATGGAACAGTTTGAGAGTATGAAAACGGAGTGCGAGGCCTTAAATGGAGTTGTCTGTAAACTGAAGAAAGACAAATGCGTGCTGAAAGGGGAGCTGGAGACCCTTCGAGAAGAAAAGGAAAAGTCTGAGACGGCAGGCAAACGCGAAGCGGAGAGACTGCGGGCGATTGTGGCCCtgctggagagggagaggggtctGCTCCTGAACGAAATGGGAGATCTGAGGAAGGACTACCTCAGTCTCAGTGATCGAATCACACAGCGGATTGGGCAGCTCCACCAGACTGATGACCCCATGTGCATCACAGAAATATCAGTTCACCACCACATGGCACCCAAAACAGATAAGGCAGTTGCCCCAATAGCCAGTGTGAACA tgaTTGAGCAAATAAGAAGAAAACTAGAGGAGGAAGAAAAGTGGTTCCATGAAGAAACTGGAGAGCTGCTTCAAGAACcttaa
- the galm gene encoding galactose mutarotase: MTEVGKEVLDSVSGSPERWTLRSPSVSVELLSLGCVVTSITTPDRDGQRADIVLGFEDLQCYLSNPRYFGAVVGRVANRIANGKFIIDGKEYKLATNNGPNALHGGLRGFDKAVWTCEPVTNGVRFRHISPDGDEGYPGNLKVSVTYTLEENSLSLQYHAVTDQTTPVNLTNHSYFNLAGQGTSDIYDHEVTISADAYLPVDDTMIPTGEVRCVENSFFDLRRPVVLGSRLKELPGPGFDHNFCLSLPGQPKLEKKCARVVHPGTGRVLEVSTTQPGVQFYTSNFLDGTLKGKCGASYPKHSAFCLETQNWPDAVNQPQFPSALLRPGEEYSHTTRYTFSLA; the protein is encoded by the exons ATGACAGAAGTGGGAAAGGAGGTGTTAGATAGTGTTAGTGGTTCACCTGAGAGATGGACACTGCGCTCCCCAAGCGTGAGTGTTGAACTTCTCTCCCTAGGTTGTGTAGTGACCTCCATCACAACACCTGATCGGGACGGGCAAAGGGCGGATATAGTGTTGGGCTTTGAGGATCTCCAAT GTTATCTAAGTAATCCGCGTTACTTCGGAGCTGTGGTGGGACGAGTTGCTAATCGTATTGCCAACGGCAAGTTTATTATCGATGGAAAGGAATACAAATTAGCTACCAATAATGGACCCAATGCACTGCACGGTGGCCTGAGGGGCTTTGATAAG GCAGTGTGGACCTGCGAGCCAGTAACTAATGGAGTCAGATTCAGACACATTAGTCCTGATGGTGATGAGGGTTACCCTGGCAACCTAAAGGTTTCTGTTACCTACACACTGGAGGAAAACTCATTGTCTTTGCAATACCATGCCGTGACTGACCAAACTACACCAGTCAACTTGACCAACCACTCTTACTTCAACCTGGCTGGACAG GGCACATCAGACATTTATGACCATGAGGTGACCATCTCAGCAGATGCCTACCTTCCTGTAGATGACACCATGATCCCCACAG GAGAGGTTAGATGTGTGGAGAATTCATTCTTTGACCTGCGCAGGCCTGTCGTCCTTGGGTCTAGACTGAAGGAGCTTCCTGGCCCTGGGTTTGACCATAACTTCTGCCTTTCACTTCCTGGTCAACCAAAACTGGAGAAGAAATGTGCAAG AGTGGTGCATCCTGGGACAGGCCGTGTCTTGGAGGTGAGCACCACTCAACCTGGCGTTCAGTTCTACACCTCCAATTTCCTGGATGGAACATTGAAAGGCAAATGCGGAGCATCATACCCCAAACACAGCGCTTTCTGTCTGGAGACCCAGAACTGGCCGGATGCTGTTAATCAG CCCCAGTTCCCCAGTGCTCTGCTCAGACCAGGAGAGGAGTATTCTCACACCACACGCTACACTTTCTCTCTGGCCTAA